From Pseudobdellovibrionaceae bacterium, a single genomic window includes:
- the dapF gene encoding diaminopimelate epimerase: protein MEIFEIDGAKNTFALLSFKSEKELFEKNKALILSAKFIQNLSATALGHPVDGVILLLPEEVHVGSPLSRPEAISNESTSDMDLMGRATAKNDEAYPYDFTWKFFNSDGSPAEMCGNAARAVSWWFYKHIESKPQIAFLASEIPIKAHILSEEQVSVSLRRVESLGKTSTGHYLYNSGVPHLVVFIPDNPEIYSEGEIHFEDSQSWKDLAKNLRFPKEWNEKGANVTLVWPTPSVQKVGAVTFERGVENWTMACGTGAMAAAYYAHEQMGFAFPIEVRMPGGVLNVNDMTESTILSGPARIIQKKQIDLAEFW, encoded by the coding sequence ATGGAAATCTTTGAAATTGACGGGGCAAAGAACACCTTTGCTCTGCTTTCGTTTAAATCTGAAAAAGAACTGTTTGAGAAGAACAAAGCTCTTATTCTTTCTGCAAAGTTCATTCAAAACCTCAGTGCCACGGCCTTGGGTCACCCCGTTGATGGCGTGATCCTCTTGCTGCCAGAAGAGGTGCATGTAGGATCACCTCTTTCAAGGCCAGAGGCAATTTCAAACGAGAGTACGTCAGATATGGATTTAATGGGCCGAGCTACTGCAAAAAATGATGAGGCTTACCCCTATGATTTTACATGGAAGTTTTTTAACTCTGATGGCAGTCCTGCCGAGATGTGCGGGAATGCGGCGCGGGCGGTCAGTTGGTGGTTTTACAAACACATTGAGTCGAAACCACAGATTGCTTTCTTGGCTTCAGAAATTCCTATCAAGGCGCACATCTTGAGTGAAGAACAAGTGAGTGTGAGCCTGCGTCGAGTGGAATCTTTAGGGAAAACATCCACAGGGCATTATCTTTACAATTCAGGTGTTCCCCATCTGGTGGTGTTCATTCCTGATAATCCTGAAATTTATTCTGAAGGTGAAATTCATTTTGAAGACAGCCAGAGCTGGAAGGACCTCGCGAAGAACTTAAGATTTCCCAAAGAGTGGAATGAAAAAGGGGCCAATGTCACTCTGGTCTGGCCTACGCCCAGTGTACAAAAAGTGGGAGCGGTGACCTTTGAAAGAGGTGTAGAGAATTGGACCATGGCGTGTGGTACGGGAGCTATGGCCGCAGCCTATTACGCCCATGAACAGATGGGGTTTGCTTTCCCTATCGAAGTGCGTATGCCTGGTGGCGTTTTAAATGTAAATGACATGACAGAAAGTACCATTTTGAGTGGTCCTGCACGAATAATACAAAAAAAACAAATAGACCTTGCTGAATTTTGGTAA